CGCAAAAAGTTGTTATGCCGCCGGTTTACAACCGTTATCGCTAAGGGTGATTGCTAAAAATCCACTAGTGCGGTTCTTCGGTGGAATCTGCGGCGGGGCGATCGGCAACTTTGTCGCCCACTTGGTCATCCACTTTGTCGCCCACTTGATGCTCTGCTTGCAGCGTCATCACCGTGGCCGCGATCGCCCCTAGGGGCAGCCCTGGGGGATAGGTTCCCGACGATTTCACCTGCTTGATCAGCACGGGAGACACCGCAAACCCGAGCCGTTCTCCCACGGTTCGGGTGATATCACCGCGATCGATCACACCCGCAACCGCCCCCGCAGGCGTCAGAACCGTGATTTGGTTCAGTGATTGCGTTTCCATTTTGTGAATCGTTTCTGCTAGCGATGTTTTTTCGGTTACTGACGGAATCGTCGTCAGAGGAATGGCAATGTCCCGCAGGGTTTGGTGATCCCATTGGCTCCGTTCCACCGATTGCAGCATATCGGCACTGACCCAGCCGCGATATCGCCCATCGGATGCCGCAAATAACATGCCTTTGGGATTTTCGTTTAAGACCATTTCCTCCGCAAATTGCCGCAGGTTCATGTCTGCATCCAGCACCCGAAAATCACGGGTCATGACGGTTTGCGCTTCGATCTTGAGTAACGTTTCCTGCACATCGGTAAAGCGATCGGCATTCAAGGCATTCCGGCGCATGAACCAGCCAATTAAAATTCCCCAAATGCCGATGACGGAGGGCAATCCTAATTCTGCGGTAATGCCCAGAACATCGGCAAAGCCCACTAAGCTGATCACCCAGCCCAGCCACAGCCCCGTTTTGGCAGCCCAGTGAGCCCCAGTCAGATAGTCGCCGCTATATTTCCACACGATCGCTTTCAGCATTTGGCCGCCATCGAGGGGCAAGCCCGGAATCAGGTTAAACATCACCAAGGTGAGATTCAGCGTGGCGAGACTGGACAGCACGATCGACAGCACCACCCACAGCGGGTTTGTGGAGAACGGTAAAAATAATCCCGCCCCGGTGAAAATTAGCCAAAGTCCAAAGCTGACCAACGGCCCCGCGATCGCCACTTGCAACATGTCCGTGGGTTTGGCGGGTTCCCGTTCGATCGAGGCGACGCCCCCAAAGAGAAAGAGGCGAATCGAGGTGACATCAATGCCCTTGGACTTGGCGACGAGGCTATGGCCCAATTCATGGAGCAGGACAGAGCCAAACAGCAACAACGCCATGACAAATCCTGCGCCATAGGCAACCCCTGCATTCCAACTCGGATGGCTCTGCTGCCAAACGAGGCCATCGCGAAAGGTGATCCACCCGACAATGAGGAACCAAGAGGGATCGATGTAAAGCGGAATTTTAAAGAGAGAGCCAATGCGCCAACCAGTTTGCATGGGATTTCGGGGGATTTAAGGTGCTGTTTTCTCTAGTGTAAACGGCGGCTTGAGAAAACTCAGGCGGAAACTCAGGCGGAAACCCCGCAGGAACCTGTAGGGCTTGCCCCCGAAAATTGTTTGTACACAAACCATTGAGAATGTTAAAATGTTTCCAGAAAGTTCGAGTTAGTACCTTTCTAAAGCAAGAGGATTGAGTATGTTAACCCTTCGCCGTTCCCACGATCGCGGCCACGCAAACCACGGCTGGCTGGACTCCTACCACACCTTCTCCTTCGCCAACTACTACGACCCTGCCCACATGCAGTACCGCAGCCTGCGCGTCATCAACGAAGACTACATCGCCGCAGGCATGGGCTTTGGTTCCCACCCCCACCGGGATATGGAAATTGTGACCTACGTCCTCGAAGGGGCATTGGAACATAAAGACAGCTTGGGCAATGGAGCCATCATGCGACCGGGCGATGTCCAACGCATGACCGCAGGGACTGGCATTGTCCACAGCGAATTCAACCCCTCGGCGGAAGAACCGACCCATTTGTTACAAATCTGGATTCTGCCGGAACAAGCCAACCTCGAACCCAGCTACGAACAGAAATACTTCCCCCCAGAGGCGCGATCGGGCAAATTGCGGCTGATTGCATCACGGGATGGGCGGGATGGCTCCGTTGTTGTGCACCAGGATATGAACCTCTATGCGGCTCTTTTGCAGGCTGGGGAGCAGATCCAACACCCTGTTTCCGCCGATCGGCATTTCTGGGTACAGGTGGCGCGAGGCACGGTGCAAATCAATGGCGAAGTCCTTGAGGCGGGGGATGCTGCCGCGATCGACAACGTAACCACCCTCGGCGCGATCGCCCAGGCCGACGCGGAATTCCTAGTTTTTGATCTGGCCTAAGTTCGATCTGACCTGAGATCTGACCTAAGTAAGTTTCCCTACGACAGAGATACGACAGAGAACTGTAGGGACATCCGAATCTAAAACGACGTAACAAATGTTTACATCTTCGCAATATTTCGTTACATTGTTAATCAAGGGTGGTTGAAGCAAGGCATTCCTGGTTACGCACCTAACTTGATGTAACGCCCTCTCTCAACCAACCTTTGAATCTCAATCAACCGTTTATCTCAATCAATCCACAGGTAACAATCATGAGAACTGACTTAGAATTCCGTCGTCCCGAACTCTTTGGCCCCGTTGTCTTCCGTCCCGAATTCAACGCTTTCCAAGAAATCAATGCCGCCCAAGCTTGGTCGCTCTTTTTCACCGGCAGTCAGGAAGATAAGGCCCTCGGTTTCAATCCCGAAATTGGCCGCTTCTTTACCAATGCGCTGATCGCGATCGGAGTGAGTGGTGTCCTTCTGGCGACCTTCTTCACGGGGCAATAGTTGCCGCAAACGTGCAGCGATAATCGTGCGAAATTTCGCCGAAAGGCTACGACCCAGTGACGATTCACTTAACGCATAACTTGAGGGCAACCGCTTGCCCTGCCTCTTTTCTCAGTTTGAGAGAAGGGGCTTTTGATTTGTGAGTTTTTGCAACAAAAAAATGCCTTCCGCAGAACCTAGGGAAAAGAGGGCGTATTGATTCTGACAAATGAGTTTTTTGTGCGTCAAAGCAGCAATTAATCATCTAACCAAGAATCGTCATCATCCCAAGCATCCGGTTTACGATCGGGTCTAGGTTGCGGTTTTGCAGTAAAGGCTTGGGATTGGGGTCTGGGTTGGGCGGTAAACGTTGACTCCGTATTCGATCGAGATTGGGCAGTAAACTGCTGATCCGATCGTCCTTGGGTAGGTGCAGCAGTTTCTCGCCGTTGCGGATTCGATTGCTGATCCGATGGCTTAGACGGTTGTCGCTGGGGTGGTTGATAGGATTGCGGTTCAGATTGCGGGTTAAATTGTTGACGGGAGGGTTGCTGTGGTTGCTGGCGTGAGGGTTGCCGTTGGGGAATCGGTTGTCGTTGCTGTTGTTCTTCCTCAACCCACGCATCAAAATCAAATTCGATCTCGTCTTCAAAATCGTCTCGCCGATCGTCATATTGATCAGGATATCGACCTTCAGAGCGATCGTCTCGATCTCCATACCGAGAACCTGCTTCGTACCGTTCATTGCCCTCAGAGCGAGTACCCCGCGTCCCCGATCGCCAGCGATCGATCTGCGGTTCCAACTCATCCAGCAGCGGCGGCACTTCTTCTAAGAGATCCTGAGCCTTTTCCCGCACTTGTTCCGTCACTTCCCGCAGATCCTTGGCCCGTTCCTTGACCTGATCTGTCACCTGGTCTTTGACTTGGGAAGTCACCGTTTTCGCCTTTTGGAATAATGACTGTAACCCTTCCTTCGCCTGGGATTTCTCTTCCGTTAATAACTCATTGGCCCGCTTCAGTTTTTCCTCAAGCTTCTGCTCTAAGCCCGGTTTGTAAAGATCTAGACCATCCGCGATCGCCTCGGATACCATGACGCGCGTACTGCCGAGACTGAGGATTTGGCTGGGATACAACGCATAAATTTTGCCCGTCAGACCCTGGAGGCCACTTCCCGCCATCAAGTATTGGCGAATATTCCCCGTTTTCAGGTCAAACATGTAATCTACAATTTTGCCGATTTTATTGCCTTCATCCGTCCAAACTTCGCAATTAATCAGCGATTCCAGTTGGCGGACCCGATCGCGATCGGTTTCCACGGGCGCGGAATTCACCAACACCCCATTGGTGCCAAACCGATCCAGTTGATCCAGATTGAAGGCGGTTTTGCGGCGATCCATAAACCCCGACTTACAGATAAATCCCAATACCCGATGGAGTTTCGGGTAGCTCCACAGCACCTCCACCCGCCCCAGTTCTTCCATGCTGGCGCGATCGAGAACTAACTGATCCAACAATTCGCTCTGCTTAATGTAATCGGGCTGTGCAGTCATAGGACGATCGGAGGGTATGCCAATCAGAAGGGGCTAATCGTAACCAGGCTAGCCTCTCCGGTGGTCGAAGAGACTGCATTCATTGTAGAGACTTTAGGATCCTTTCGGACAGATCGGGATTCCGACTCTCCCGTCAGACTCTCCTGTCCGACTCTACCGATCGTGCATTTCTGGCCGATCGGGCCTACCGCATCCCAGACCGTCGATCGCGTAGAAGTTGCATCCCTCGAAAAATTAAAGCGCGATCGTAATGCAGGCGATCGTGCCAGTGGGGGTTACGTTGCTGCAACAGGTTGGCTAGAACCGCTCCATCGCCCCCAGTTAAGCAAATTGCGCAATGACTCTGGGTAGCACAATTACCCTGGGTAGAATGCTGGCGATCCCAGTCCTGAATAGCCGATTCCAAACCCGCCAGCACGGTGTAGAGAATGCCACTCTGGATCGCGTCGGGGGTATTGTGCGCCCAGCGGGTTGGTAACGCAGCCTGCACCGCATCCAATTTCGGCAATGCTGCCGTGGACTGTCCTAGCGATCGAAATTGCAATTGCAGTCCGGGTAGAATCGCGCCCCCTGCAAAGGTTCGATCGACCGTTGCCCCGGTCAAGGTTAACGCAGTTCCGCCATCAATGACTAACACTGGGGAGCCATAAATCTCCATTGCGGCCCACAACGCTACAATTCGATCGATGCCCAAGGTTGAATAGAGTCCTGGGATGGGAATTTGAGAACGTTCGATCGAGTAGATTGGATAGCATTTCTGCCAATCATCTGTTTGCTGCGGAACAACAGAAGTCAACCATAGTTCTAGATTATTTTGATCAGCAGAATCGGAAATACTCGATTGAATCGAGGGTGATACATCTAAATCAATCTGGCCAGCCCATTCCTGGAAATTAAATCCATGGCTAACCAAATGCTGAATCTCTTGCAAATTCAAGTGCGACGTATCCCAAACCTGTTGTAATTCCCCCGCCTGGAACCAAGCCCAATGCAACCGAGAATTTCCGATCGCCAACGCCAACCAAGCACGACGATCGGGATTCTCGATCGCAAGTTGTTCAAATACCTGTGACACAAAAATTATTAGAGAGTCAAAGTCGGAGAATCGAAATTTACGCGATCGTGCCCCAGATTCGATCCCCCCTAGCCCCCCTTATTAAGGGGGGAATAAGAATTAGGAATTTTGTAAAATTTCCTGTTTCGCTTTCAAAGTCCCCCTTATTAAGGGGGATTTAGGGGGATCTCCACTACGGAATCGTCACCGGAATCAGGGCATTTTCCGGTAGGTATTGACGATAGCGCCCCCCATCGGACATCACCGCCAAAATCCGCAATTTAGAATCCGGCTCCATTTGCAAATCAACCCAAGGCATGGAAATTTCCAAGCACTGCTCAATTTCCACCTGGGCGCGACTCACCCGATTTTGCCAGCGCAAATGTTCCTGAGCCTCCTGGAACCACAGGGTTCGCGTCAACAAATTCACTCCCAAATGGTGGTGGTAGAAGTAGGTCAACGGCGCTTCGTCCGGCAGTTCCACCAACGGCAGCGGACTGTTAAACATCGGCTTGTCCGCGTAGAACCAGAACAGATTAAACTCCGGTGGGCAGTCAATGCCGGGTTTAATGCCACTCCGGAAATCGAGGCGGAGATAGAAATTCAAGTGGTCAAACCCATACCACAGGCGTTGGATGGCACTGCTTTGGTGCATCGTCCCTCGCGCACCCCCCACTTCAAAGCGACCCGCCTTATCCCAATCCTGCTCATCTCCCCGACCATCAATGATCGGATGGATGAAGCCCTGGGGTGCCCGATCGCCCGCAGCGGCATGGATTTCCACGGGACGCAGCACCTCTTCCGGCACCGGTTCATCCAAGGCTTGATACAGCGCCACCAGGTGCTCTCGGAACAGTTGATCGAAGATGGCATCGTGGTTGGACGAGTGCCCTTCGCCAAACCACCAGAACCAGTCCGACCCTTCCGCCGCATAGAGGGCTTCCCAGGCTTCCGGATTCGCGTCTTCCGTGGCTTCGGGATGGCGGGCGAGGGTGTCCCGCGCTGCTGTTAGTAAATCCCAGGCTTTGTTTTTAGCCGGATCGCCAATCCAGGTGGTAAAGCTGCCGTCCACCCAGGAGCCGCTGTGCAGTTCTGCGGCGGGGATTGTGGCAGTGGTGGGGAATTTTTCAATAAATTCCGAGACGGTGACGAGTTCAATATCCGAGGTTGCACTCAGGGTGGAATAGAGCGCCTCTAGGAACGGCTTACCGTCCTCGGGGTAAAACTCCCAGCAGTTTTCACCATCTAGGGCGATCGTAACGAGCCAGGGTTCATCCAAGGTGGTGGAAGTCGTGTCCTGCTTATCCTTCAACGCACGGGAAATCGATTCTAAATGCCCGATTAAATCCGCAGCGGCTTTCTTGGGTTCCATACCGCTGTAGGTAAAGCCAATCAGGTCAGACAGCCGGTGATCCCGGAAGACGATCGAAATATCCCCCGCAGGGGTTTCCAGCTTGTAGGGGCGATAAATCAGTTCAGGATCCTGCACCGTTCCCGTTTCATCGCGGTGGAAAAAGTGCTTAATGCTCCAACCCAAAACCGCTTCATCGGAACAAATCCAGCGAATATTTTCCTTGGCGACGTAGGGCAGGATCGCGGGACTCACGGACTGTTCCGAGGGCCATAACCCACGCAGGGGCCGATCGAAGCGCTCTTCGTACATTTCCCGAGCTTTGCGCAGGTGGCGGGGGATATCTTCAGCGTATTGGAACCGGGCATTGGGCAACTTCATTTCGGGCACGGCCACGCGACCCGCATCCGTATCCGCCAGCAGCGGCATGATGGGATGGGTGTAGGGCGTGGTGGTCACTTCCAACTGGCCCGCATCCTGCATTTTCTTGTGCTGCGGGATGATGTTGGCCATGATTTCCCGATGCTTGCTGATGATGCGCTGCCGATCGCCCAGGGTAAAGCCCTTGCCCTGCTCCAACCAAGCGGCAATGTCGCGATCGCCCCAGAACAGGGGATCAATCCAGCACAGGTTATGCCAAGCCAGCAGATCGCTGTAA
Above is a window of Alkalinema sp. FACHB-956 DNA encoding:
- a CDS encoding site-2 protease family protein — encoded protein: MQTGWRIGSLFKIPLYIDPSWFLIVGWITFRDGLVWQQSHPSWNAGVAYGAGFVMALLLFGSVLLHELGHSLVAKSKGIDVTSIRLFLFGGVASIEREPAKPTDMLQVAIAGPLVSFGLWLIFTGAGLFLPFSTNPLWVVLSIVLSSLATLNLTLVMFNLIPGLPLDGGQMLKAIVWKYSGDYLTGAHWAAKTGLWLGWVISLVGFADVLGITAELGLPSVIGIWGILIGWFMRRNALNADRFTDVQETLLKIEAQTVMTRDFRVLDADMNLRQFAEEMVLNENPKGMLFAASDGRYRGWVSADMLQSVERSQWDHQTLRDIAIPLTTIPSVTEKTSLAETIHKMETQSLNQITVLTPAGAVAGVIDRGDITRTVGERLGFAVSPVLIKQVKSSGTYPPGLPLGAIAATVMTLQAEHQVGDKVDDQVGDKVADRPAADSTEEPH
- a CDS encoding pantothenate kinase, yielding MSQVFEQLAIENPDRRAWLALAIGNSRLHWAWFQAGELQQVWDTSHLNLQEIQHLVSHGFNFQEWAGQIDLDVSPSIQSSISDSADQNNLELWLTSVVPQQTDDWQKCYPIYSIERSQIPIPGLYSTLGIDRIVALWAAMEIYGSPVLVIDGGTALTLTGATVDRTFAGGAILPGLQLQFRSLGQSTAALPKLDAVQAALPTRWAHNTPDAIQSGILYTVLAGLESAIQDWDRQHSTQGNCATQSHCAICLTGGDGAVLANLLQQRNPHWHDRLHYDRALIFRGMQLLRDRRSGMR
- a CDS encoding PRC-barrel domain-containing protein, with amino-acid sequence MTAQPDYIKQSELLDQLVLDRASMEELGRVEVLWSYPKLHRVLGFICKSGFMDRRKTAFNLDQLDRFGTNGVLVNSAPVETDRDRVRQLESLINCEVWTDEGNKIGKIVDYMFDLKTGNIRQYLMAGSGLQGLTGKIYALYPSQILSLGSTRVMVSEAIADGLDLYKPGLEQKLEEKLKRANELLTEEKSQAKEGLQSLFQKAKTVTSQVKDQVTDQVKERAKDLREVTEQVREKAQDLLEEVPPLLDELEPQIDRWRSGTRGTRSEGNERYEAGSRYGDRDDRSEGRYPDQYDDRRDDFEDEIEFDFDAWVEEEQQQRQPIPQRQPSRQQPQQPSRQQFNPQSEPQSYQPPQRQPSKPSDQQSNPQRRETAAPTQGRSDQQFTAQSRSNTESTFTAQPRPQSQAFTAKPQPRPDRKPDAWDDDDSWLDD
- a CDS encoding pirin family protein, which gives rise to MLTLRRSHDRGHANHGWLDSYHTFSFANYYDPAHMQYRSLRVINEDYIAAGMGFGSHPHRDMEIVTYVLEGALEHKDSLGNGAIMRPGDVQRMTAGTGIVHSEFNPSAEEPTHLLQIWILPEQANLEPSYEQKYFPPEARSGKLRLIASRDGRDGSVVVHQDMNLYAALLQAGEQIQHPVSADRHFWVQVARGTVQINGEVLEAGDAAAIDNVTTLGAIAQADAEFLVFDLA
- a CDS encoding glycoside hydrolase, which gives rise to MPHPLYVAFIWHQHQPLYKSRAAEGEYRLPWVRLHGTKDYLDLILLLEKYPKLHQTVNLVPSLMLQIEDYVKGTALDPYLKLTLTPTEHLAVTQKEFIIEHFFDAHHRTMIDPHPRYSQLYAQRQEMGRGWCLENWQDADYSDLLAWHNLCWIDPLFWGDRDIAAWLEQGKGFTLGDRQRIISKHREIMANIIPQHKKMQDAGQLEVTTTPYTHPIMPLLADTDAGRVAVPEMKLPNARFQYAEDIPRHLRKAREMYEERFDRPLRGLWPSEQSVSPAILPYVAKENIRWICSDEAVLGWSIKHFFHRDETGTVQDPELIYRPYKLETPAGDISIVFRDHRLSDLIGFTYSGMEPKKAAADLIGHLESISRALKDKQDTTSTTLDEPWLVTIALDGENCWEFYPEDGKPFLEALYSTLSATSDIELVTVSEFIEKFPTTATIPAAELHSGSWVDGSFTTWIGDPAKNKAWDLLTAARDTLARHPEATEDANPEAWEALYAAEGSDWFWWFGEGHSSNHDAIFDQLFREHLVALYQALDEPVPEEVLRPVEIHAAAGDRAPQGFIHPIIDGRGDEQDWDKAGRFEVGGARGTMHQSSAIQRLWYGFDHLNFYLRLDFRSGIKPGIDCPPEFNLFWFYADKPMFNSPLPLVELPDEAPLTYFYHHHLGVNLLTRTLWFQEAQEHLRWQNRVSRAQVEIEQCLEISMPWVDLQMEPDSKLRILAVMSDGGRYRQYLPENALIPVTIP